The genomic stretch CAGGAAGATTTTCTTATGATGTATCATCTTTTAATTTTGTTTGCTAGATGGGTAAAATGAGCAGTAAGGGGAGGAAAAACACTAACGAATTATATTGGCCTAGGCCAAATAAGAAGTGTATGTTCAAATCCAAACTGTGGTGGTTAACAGAAATGcatgaaaaaattaaaaagtttgTGGTGATCAGTATATGCTGTCAAGCATaaaaatcttaaaacttcatAGATTTAATAAAGAATATTAATCCACCCATCTAAACTATACTTTCTAATAGGAATAAACCAATATTAACCAATGATGTAAAATAGATAATATATATAAGGAGCATGCATATACTTAACATTTAAGCCTTAATCTATATTGGTAGTCGGTTTGGGTTTTTGCATAACAAATCAACCATGATTGACTtcattttgaaaatgaaattacatGTACCTGCACTAGGGCTTAACTCTGCTTGCATCATCTGAGTTTGAAATGTGCACATAGCATCCTCAAAGAAGATTCAAACTGCATGTAGTAATCTTGCATAATACATTTAATAACTATGCTGTTGATTTTATATCTTTTTTCCTAGGCTacttttttttggtatttttttttgtttccttaAGTATTTCTAAGCTTGTTGGGACCTCAATGATGTGCTAGCTTCTATACTGACCGTATCATCTCGTGTGGTCCAGTATTAAAACCATGGTGTACTTAGAATACTCTTATtccatatatttttttaatcaaagcaGCAAAAGGTGATTGCTATTATATATTTGAATCTCTTCAGTTTTTTTAAGAGTTGACAAGCATTTATGTTTTAGGGATGTGGTCAGCTGAGGAAGATAATTTCTCCTTTTTGTATGACCCCTCAAGTGCCTGTTCGTTCAGCAGAAACCTCTAGAACTTCTGATGGTATGAATCCTGTCACAAAAAGGATAGAATTGGGGAGAAACCCCTCAAAGCAAGTTAGTTCTGGGAATTTGTTTGGCACACGATCAGCTGCTGAATGTAGCTTTCAGAGACAAGAAAACCCTGGGATGAGAAATTCTAGTGAGAATGTTTTGAATGATGCAGATGATATAGTGGTTCCTTCCTTTGATCAGTCAGAAATGGTTGCATCCATGCCAAAGGATACAGATATGACAAATGCAGGAATGTTAACTACCTTCATTTCATCAAAAATGCAGGAGAATCTTACAGCTGTTAATTCCTTATTTCAATACCCAAATTCAGATGAGAAGTCCTTAGAAGAAACTGAAATTACAGAAATTAGATTACAAAATTCTGATAGAACTCATATTGAAGATCTTAAAGAAATTTCAGCAATTGATAAGACCAAGGAAACCAAAGAAAAGTCTCCATCCAATAATATTGCTAAACAACCAAACAGTTCAAAAGATTTTGTTAAGACTGAtacaaataattttcatttaactGATAAGTCAGATACAATATTATGTCGAGAAAATGGTGGTGTTAGTGATAGTAGAAAATCTCTGAAGGCCAAAACTGATCTGTATTCCAAGTTGTCATCTAGaaaaagttcaaaaaatttatctaaggaCTTCCATAACAAGGACAATGCAAAGATAAATGGGTCATTGGTATTTGGTGTCACTGAGAGGCAACATGATGCATATGAGCCCTCAATGGGTGAGACAGTCTCAAGCTTGGAAATATCCCCAGATGATATTGTTGGAGTAATTGGTACCAAGCACTTTTGGAAGGCCCGAAGAGCTATTATCAAGTATGTATAAAACTTTCACTGATTTACTATTTCTAGAGGCACATTCTTGAGAATGGTCTTCACAATCTATGTTGTGCCTTACCCTTTAGGTGGCATTTACTTAGATTACCAATAAGCATTGTTTCTCTTTATTGTTTCATATTATGAGTGACCAAATTTTTGTCCTTTGTATGTCTGATACTATTTACAACCAGTGAATCGTATTTGGGGCACCAATTGAAGGGCTTTAAGTAATGGGCTTGACTCTTCCAATGCAATTGAACTGACCTATCAATTTACTGGTTCGGTAGAGCCCACTGTTTGATTAGTCTAGATCTGAGTCAATCAATTATGGAGATATGGAAAAGGGCATTAGAATTGTCTTAAATAATGCATGGTTATTTCATACACTCTGGCAGAAAAATGCTTATTCATTCTGATAAGTTCATTATAGGCCATTAAGATCATGAACTTGGGGAGAAGTTAGCACAAGTAGTTTGTTGCTTTAGAAACGTGAAGGTATTAGGGGTGTTTGGATGTGAATTAGACTATTATCTTTATAGGAGTGACAGGGAAAGGGCTCTAGCAAAGGTTTCTGGACCCTTGCCATCTCTATTCCTTCGCGGTCACGGGATGATACTAAAGTCTAGATAATCTAAACCAGTATAAGCATAATTATGCAGTTACAATGCATATGCGCATATGCGGGCAGAGATATGGTGAGGTACTGTAAGCATCAAAAGTCAATTAGCCACTAGGTGAGGTTCACATACTGCACAGTAGTTATCTTTGAAATTTCATAATCACTTCCACCACCTCTTTTGTCCAATTCACAAAAAATGTGAAATCGGGAAGGCTCTTTTTTTGTTGTTCACGAAATAGTAATTCCTCAACTTCTTTTACCCAATAGGCAGTGCTCATATATGTATAAAATGTTAAGCACTCTTTTTTGGCATATTACACCTGCCATTACACCTCAAACGTGATATCAATGGTTAAATGTATTGCATTTTGGGTCATTTTTCTTGGAATGCTGTCAAGTAATGACACTTGTTCTATTCTTTAGTCAGCAGAGAGTGTTTGGAATGCAAGTGTTTGAGCTTCACAGGTTGATAAAGGTTCGTTTCAACAGCTCAGCTAATTATGTTCATTTGGTCCTCTATCTTCTTGCGCTGTCCATAACATTCTACTGAAACAGGTTCAGAAGTTGATAGCTGCATCACCTCAGTTACTTCTTGAAGGGAATACTTACTTAAACAAACCATTGGTAAAATCTCCACATAATACCATATTACCTCAGTGCAATGCTAATTCACAGCCAGTGGAATTAAGGGGACGAGATGATCTTCATACAACAAAACATACTTTGGAGCAGCCAACAGAGGATGACATTGATGGAGTCCCAGTGCTCCCTGCATATGAGGATGGATCAATAATGAGTCCACAAGTTCGAGTCTCTAAAGTTGGGCAAAACTCTGTTATTCCTTCTTCACTGCCAATGGCTCCTGATGACAAACAAAGTCCTTGGAGTTTTCCTCCTTTGGCAAATCAATGGCTAGTTCCAGTTATGTCACCATCAGAGGGACTTGTTTACAAACCATATTCTGGACCTTGTCCATCACCTGGTAGTTTCATGGCCCCTCTTTATGGAGGCTGCACTCCTCTTGGACTATCTCCTCTTCCTGTGGACTTTGTAAACCCAGCCTATGGTGTTCCAGCATCTCATCAACCACCAAACATGGGTTTGTCTGGTCCGTCTGCGATTCCACCCCACTATTATCCTTTACCTTACAACCTCCGACCCTTGAACCCAATCATCTCAAGTTCTGCTGTTGAACAGGTCAGGAATCTAGCTGGTTCACAAGCCAATGGCCAAAGTGTTCAGTACTCCAGGGGCTCTTGTAACATGTTCCATCCTCCAAGGGATAAAGTATTTTCTGGCAATCTTGGAAAGTTTCAGGCATCAAAGAACAGCGAGTTGCAAGGAAGTACTGCAAGCAGTCCAATTTCAGCAGCACGTCCAGAAGGAAGATTGCAAATACCTCCTCTTCCTACATCTCCAGTAGCTAACAGCCTTAATTGCCCATCCCAGTCCAGTGGAAGGGATAGCCAAACTCGGGTCATTAAGGTTGTGCCTCACAATGCTAGGTCTGCCACAGAGTCCGCTGTCCGGATTTTCCAATCGATACAACAAGAGAGGCAGCAGCATGACTCTTGATCAATAGACTTGCTGAACTGGGATCAACTTCCTCCTGAATTTCTTGATAACTTGCTAATATTTCTCTTCTGCCGCCTAGTTATGCTCTTGATCTTTTGTTTGGCAACTTGATATACAAACTTACTGAAGTTACGCATGAATACAACAACATCAGTAATGTAATGCTCTTTAGCTTTTATCTCATAGGTATTATAGTTGCAGAATTGATTGTACATATATGGAAGCCCAGTGTTCTGATATAAGCATTTGTCTCGATAGCTATGCGGTCAAATTTTGACCTGGACATAACTGTGAGCGTGTGGAGGTCACTCTTCTGTGCTCGCAATGTCAAGTCAAACCCCAtggaatttgttatgaaaaatcttaGAGACTAATACAAACCCTTCTTTTACcatgctttgtttttttttatttagtttgttatcTAATTATTCAAACTAATTAATCCTTAATCCTGGGATGATCAGTCTATTCTTACCGCTTTTCAATTAGTAAAACATTAAATTTACCCAAGTAAAAATGGAGAAAATCAGGTTAATGAATAATTCAATtcaagaaattaattttttaattttatcaaaacatttgtgatcataaaaaaaaatgcacaaataaaattttcaaaactccCAAAAAATTACAAAAACTACCAAAAAAATTTTTATATAATTGTGATTGAAAAATTAACACATTTAATTATTAGGGGTTTAGAGCCTACTTTTTCACGGTGAGAAAGCACAATAACGCTGCCGGAACTGGGTGGATCGAAGGAATCGAACAGAGACTTGAACCCCATATAGTAAAAAAGAAGAATATGTGACCATGCTAGATACCGATGGACGGAAGATCGTCGTGGGTGGGATAATTTACAAATATGAACTTTACTCCTCCGGCAACGTAAGAAGCGATCTCAGGAGGCCACAACTTTAGAACGTCTGCTTCCGCTGCTTTGTTTACTAAGGTGACGTTTGATTAAATGATGGAAATGACTATGGATATAAGTTTGATAGTAAGGTGGAATGAAAATAGAAATGGAAATGAAACCGACTTAATTATGGATCTCAGGAGGCCACAACTTTAGAACGTCTGCTTCCGCTGCTTTGTTTACTAAGGTGACGTTTGATTAAATGATGGAAATGACTATGGATATAAGTTTGATAGTAAGGTGGAATGAAAATAGAAATGGAAATGAAACCGACTTAATTATATGGGTTtgattgattcccataaatctaaaaATCATTCCTAAATTATCATTTTCAAACCCATAATCCAAACATTATTTTTTACTATCATTCTATTCTTTCATTTCTAAATTCATCAACCAAATATACCTTTACCACCCAAGAGAGTATGTATTTGACTGCCAACCTCGACCATTACCCATGATTGTGACATGTGGACCAGGCATTCTGGGACCAGATTCTTACCTCGTTGATTCAGTTTGAGAAAGAAAATGAACGCAGTAACTTCACCACTCCGGACGTTATAAGCCATGAGAATGCCCACTTCACCAAGGACAAGCAAGTGATTCAGGTAGCTAGGAAGACCTGGATCAACTTTTTTTGGACGACGAATTTGATCTCTGATGATTGTGTATAATTTAATGATGTGTATTAGCTAAGAAAACTAATTTTGTTTTCCCGATGATTGTGTATTGAGAGCATGTAGCtaaaaaaactcttttatttttttttttctgattgtgTATTAGGAGAATtagctaaaaataaaaaataaaaaaaatcaaaagttcTGATTGTGTATTGAGAGGATGTATGTTTGGCATTGTGTATTCATTCTATTTTCGCTAGTACTAATGTCATATTATATTATGGTAACAAATAAGGTTAATCTAAAGAAGTCATTCATACACCATTTTAAGCAAACCGAATTCAACGATCACATACAAGATACAACTATttgtgagaaaaaaaaaatgattaattaggCTGGATAACGTTGAATCTGAGGTGACCGATCCAACTCTACAGAAATTTCCCACTGGTCATCAGAGTAAATCTGGAAGCGCTCGCAGCAGGCAATCCAGGAGCCCATCATCTTATAGTTGCGtgtcccatttggagaaaaaattcctgcaaattcgTTCTTTGTTACCCTTTCTTAATAATGAGAGACTATTTAAGAATAAAAAATCGGAGTCGATCCCCCGAACTTGAATTACTCGtcctagaaaaaaaaataaacatactcCTCAATTGACTCCAAACTCCAATTGTAACTCAAGCTCAGATGTGTTTTTTGTTCGAAAAGGCCTAGAATCTAGAAGAGTGGGTTCCAAgtgttaaaagaaaaaaattctcatttttttttacaaattcgtCATAACTGGGGCTCGAACCGCGAGTACCTGGATGACAACCTGGATGGCTGGATACCCTACTGCTGTATCATAACCACGGAGGCAACAACTGTCCTGTGAGAAGAAGCTTCAAATAAAGGAACATCAATTAATATATCTCTTATCTTAATCAACAAGGATGATATAATTTTCGACGGACGTATATCTTCGGACAAAAACTCCTTTTACCCTTTATCCATTTGACAGTCGGTTATAAACTGACCCCGTGATTTATTTCTATTCATATAGATATAACTCAAGGACAAAGTGCGAGGGGTGCCTAAAATGAGCATAATCACACTTTACTAAAAAAGATTCCCTATATAATTTCCTAAAACCTTATCAACTACTATAGAATATTTTAACACAACAATTCCAAC from Zingiber officinale cultivar Zhangliang chromosome 5B, Zo_v1.1, whole genome shotgun sequence encodes the following:
- the LOC121983886 gene encoding protein HEADING DATE 3B-like; protein product: MKGAREEDKVMGPLFPRLHVKDTDKGGPRAPPRNKMALYEQLTIPSQRINSTSSAMPFPSRNANSLAPSLSSSQGCGQLRKIISPFCMTPQVPVRSAETSRTSDGMNPVTKRIELGRNPSKQVSSGNLFGTRSAAECSFQRQENPGMRNSSENVLNDADDIVVPSFDQSEMVASMPKDTDMTNAGMLTTFISSKMQENLTAVNSLFQYPNSDEKSLEETEITEIRLQNSDRTHIEDLKEISAIDKTKETKEKSPSNNIAKQPNSSKDFVKTDTNNFHLTDKSDTILCRENGGVSDSRKSLKAKTDLYSKLSSRKSSKNLSKDFHNKDNAKINGSLVFGVTERQHDAYEPSMGETVSSLEISPDDIVGVIGTKHFWKARRAIINQQRVFGMQVFELHRLIKVQKLIAASPQLLLEGNTYLNKPLVKSPHNTILPQCNANSQPVELRGRDDLHTTKHTLEQPTEDDIDGVPVLPAYEDGSIMSPQVRVSKVGQNSVIPSSLPMAPDDKQSPWSFPPLANQWLVPVMSPSEGLVYKPYSGPCPSPGSFMAPLYGGCTPLGLSPLPVDFVNPAYGVPASHQPPNMGLSGPSAIPPHYYPLPYNLRPLNPIISSSAVEQVRNLAGSQANGQSVQYSRGSCNMFHPPRDKVFSGNLGKFQASKNSELQGSTASSPISAARPEGRLQIPPLPTSPVANSLNCPSQSSGRDSQTRVIKVVPHNARSATESAVRIFQSIQQERQQHDS